Proteins encoded together in one Rhizobacter sp. J219 window:
- the petA gene encoding ubiquinol-cytochrome c reductase iron-sulfur subunit has product MSDQQVDQGRRTWVAIACGAGAVGGVATAVPFVSTFQPSERARAAGAAVEVDISSLKPGEKVTVEWRGKPVWIVRRTPEQLAALPKIDAQLADPKSVRKADELTPEYARNEHRSIKPEFLVAVGICSHLGCSPSDKFQAGPQPSLPDDWAGGFICPCHGSTFDMAGRVFKNKPAPDNLEVPPHMYLSETRLLIGEDKKA; this is encoded by the coding sequence ATGAGTGACCAGCAAGTCGATCAAGGCCGCCGCACCTGGGTTGCCATCGCCTGTGGTGCAGGCGCTGTCGGTGGTGTCGCCACCGCCGTGCCCTTTGTCAGCACCTTCCAACCCTCTGAGCGGGCCCGTGCGGCTGGCGCGGCTGTCGAAGTCGACATCAGTTCGCTGAAGCCGGGCGAGAAGGTCACCGTCGAATGGCGCGGCAAGCCGGTGTGGATCGTCAGGCGCACTCCGGAGCAATTGGCCGCGTTGCCCAAGATCGACGCCCAGTTGGCCGATCCGAAGTCGGTCCGCAAGGCGGACGAATTGACCCCTGAATACGCTCGCAACGAGCATCGCTCGATCAAGCCCGAGTTCCTCGTCGCCGTGGGCATCTGCTCGCACCTCGGCTGTTCTCCGTCCGACAAGTTCCAGGCCGGCCCGCAGCCCTCGCTGCCGGATGACTGGGCCGGTGGGTTCATCTGCCCCTGCCACGGCTCCACGTTCGACATGGCCGGCCGCGTCTTCAAGAACAAGCCCGCCCCTGACAACCTCGAAGTGCCTCCGCACATGTACTTGTCCGAGACCCGCCTGCTGATCGGCGAAGACAAGAAGGCCTGA
- a CDS encoding ClpXP protease specificity-enhancing factor, producing the protein MSLIPTTPGNAGTSTRPYLIRALHDWCTDNGFTPYLAVYVDASVQVPIEYVKNNEIVLNVGFEATTSLKLGNELIEFKARFGGVSRDIAVPVDHVIAIYARENGQGMAFPVPTEPAAVVSSEPAPPAADRPTQPGGLRLATGDAAPSTEVPTGKSSDDSEPPEPPAGGRPALKRIK; encoded by the coding sequence ATGAGTCTGATCCCGACGACGCCGGGCAATGCCGGGACTTCCACCCGTCCTTACCTGATTCGGGCGTTGCACGACTGGTGCACCGACAACGGCTTCACGCCGTATCTGGCGGTCTACGTCGACGCGAGCGTGCAGGTGCCGATCGAGTATGTGAAGAACAACGAGATCGTGCTCAACGTCGGGTTCGAGGCCACCACCTCGCTCAAGCTCGGCAACGAGTTGATCGAGTTCAAGGCGCGCTTTGGTGGCGTGTCGCGCGACATCGCCGTGCCGGTTGATCACGTGATCGCCATCTACGCCCGTGAAAACGGCCAGGGCATGGCCTTCCCGGTGCCGACCGAGCCCGCCGCCGTGGTTTCTTCCGAGCCGGCGCCTCCTGCTGCCGACCGGCCGACCCAGCCCGGGGGCTTGCGCTTGGCCACGGGCGATGCCGCGCCATCGACCGAAGTACCCACTGGCAAATCGAGCGATGACAGCGAACCGCCAGAGCCGCCGGCTGGCGGGCGTCCCGCACTCAAGCGCATCAAGTAA
- a CDS encoding cytochrome bc complex cytochrome b subunit: MAEFKQVSPNAPIGEKLMTWVDNRFPASKLYKEHMSEYYAPKNFNFWYVFGSLALLVLVIQIVTGIFLVMHYKPDANLAFASVEYIMRDVPWGWLVRYMHSTGASAFFIVVYLHMFRGMIYGSYRKPRELVWIFGCAIFLCLMAEAFMGYLLPWGQMSYWGAQVIVNLFAAVPFVGPDLALLIRGDYVVSDATLNRFFSFHVIAVPLVLLGLVVAHIIALHEVGSNNPDGVEIKAKKNAAGVPLDGVPFHPYYTVHDIYATSIFLFFFAAVVFFAPEFGGYFLEYNNFIPADPLKTPAHIAPVWYFTPYYSMLRATTDQMVYVLVALVGLGAVLAIVRGGFSGMAKLVIAIGALVAAGLLLTFEAKFWGVVVMGGAVVIMFFLPWLDRAEAKSIRYRPSWHKVMYGIFVVVFAVLGYLGVQPPSPIGERVSQVGTLFYFGFFLLMPWWSRIGQSKPVPDRVTFSAH, from the coding sequence ATGGCCGAGTTCAAGCAAGTCAGCCCCAATGCCCCGATCGGCGAGAAGCTGATGACGTGGGTCGACAACCGTTTCCCCGCGAGCAAGCTCTACAAAGAGCACATGAGCGAGTACTACGCTCCGAAGAACTTCAACTTCTGGTACGTCTTCGGTTCGCTTGCGCTCCTGGTGCTGGTGATCCAGATCGTCACCGGCATCTTCCTCGTGATGCACTACAAGCCCGATGCGAACCTCGCCTTCGCCTCGGTCGAGTACATCATGCGCGACGTGCCCTGGGGCTGGCTGGTGCGTTACATGCACTCCACCGGCGCCAGCGCCTTCTTCATCGTGGTCTACCTGCACATGTTCCGCGGGATGATCTACGGCAGCTACCGCAAGCCGCGCGAACTGGTGTGGATCTTCGGCTGCGCGATCTTCCTGTGCCTGATGGCCGAAGCCTTCATGGGCTACCTGCTGCCCTGGGGCCAGATGTCGTACTGGGGCGCCCAGGTGATCGTCAACCTGTTCGCCGCAGTGCCCTTCGTCGGTCCGGACCTGGCGCTGCTGATCCGTGGCGACTACGTGGTGAGTGACGCGACCCTGAACCGCTTCTTCAGCTTCCACGTGATCGCCGTGCCGCTGGTGCTGCTGGGCCTCGTGGTCGCGCACATCATCGCGCTGCACGAAGTGGGCTCCAACAACCCTGACGGCGTGGAAATCAAGGCCAAGAAGAATGCTGCTGGCGTTCCGCTCGACGGCGTGCCCTTCCACCCGTACTACACGGTGCACGACATCTACGCGACGAGCATCTTCCTGTTCTTCTTCGCGGCCGTGGTGTTCTTCGCGCCTGAGTTCGGCGGCTACTTCCTCGAATACAACAACTTCATCCCGGCCGACCCGCTGAAGACCCCGGCGCACATCGCTCCGGTCTGGTACTTCACGCCCTACTACTCGATGCTGCGCGCCACGACCGACCAGATGGTCTACGTGCTTGTCGCACTCGTGGGTCTGGGTGCGGTGCTGGCCATCGTGCGTGGCGGTTTCTCCGGCATGGCCAAGCTCGTGATCGCCATCGGTGCGCTGGTCGCTGCCGGTCTGCTGCTGACCTTCGAAGCCAAGTTCTGGGGCGTGGTCGTGATGGGCGGCGCCGTCGTCATCATGTTCTTCCTGCCCTGGCTGGACCGCGCCGAGGCCAAGTCCATCCGTTACCGCCCGAGCTGGCACAAGGTGATGTACGGCATCTTCGTAGTCGTGTTCGCCGTGCTCGGCTACCTGGGTGTGCAACCTCCTTCGCCTATCGGCGAACGGGTTTCGCAAGTCGGCACGCTCTTCTACTTCGGCTTCTTCCTGCTCATGCCCTGGTGGAGCCGCATCGGCCAGTCCAAGCCGGTGCCTGATCGCGTCACTTTCAGCGCCCACTGA
- a CDS encoding DciA family protein produces MLPWVIMICIAKLLAVNPKQPPVTPNAMRMQEALASSPPLARLQQLIRESNDRFDAVRPVLPAALAAHVKPGPVDGDGWSLLAANAAVAAKLRQLQPRLEDALKQRGWQVTSIRIKVQSAQG; encoded by the coding sequence ATGCTGCCGTGGGTGATCATGATCTGCATCGCTAAACTCCTTGCGGTGAACCCGAAGCAGCCCCCGGTCACCCCCAACGCCATGCGCATGCAGGAAGCTTTGGCTTCTAGCCCTCCTCTTGCGCGACTGCAACAGCTGATACGGGAATCGAACGACCGCTTCGACGCTGTGCGCCCTGTCTTGCCGGCGGCTTTGGCCGCTCATGTGAAACCCGGACCCGTGGATGGCGATGGGTGGTCGTTGCTGGCGGCGAACGCCGCCGTGGCAGCCAAGCTGCGCCAGCTTCAACCTCGGCTTGAGGATGCACTCAAGCAGCGGGGATGGCAGGTTACTTCAATCAGGATCAAGGTTCAATCGGCGCAAGGCTAG
- a CDS encoding cytochrome c1 — MKKLILILLASFGFTAGAVAAEGGIAWDRFPVAKTTDVASLQNGAKLFVNYCLNCHSASFMRYNRLRDIGLTEEQIKKNLMFATDKVGDTMKTSLDPKQAKEWFGGVPPDLTVIARSRASIGKGSGADYLYTYLRSYYRDDTKATGWNNLAFPSVGMPHVMWELQGQRAPKYVEEKDPHHEGKTVQRFVGYTQLTPGTLSQNDYDEAVGDLVAFLQWMGEPAQHDRVRLGVFVLLFLALFTFIAWRLNAAFWKDVK, encoded by the coding sequence ATGAAGAAACTCATCCTCATCCTGCTGGCGTCGTTCGGCTTCACCGCGGGCGCTGTGGCGGCCGAAGGCGGCATCGCCTGGGACCGTTTCCCCGTTGCCAAGACGACCGACGTGGCGTCGCTGCAAAACGGCGCCAAGCTTTTCGTCAACTACTGCCTGAACTGCCACTCGGCCTCGTTCATGCGCTACAACCGCCTGCGCGACATCGGGCTGACCGAAGAACAGATCAAGAAGAACCTCATGTTCGCCACCGACAAGGTGGGCGACACCATGAAGACGTCGCTGGACCCGAAGCAGGCCAAGGAATGGTTCGGCGGCGTGCCGCCCGACCTGACCGTGATCGCCCGCTCGCGCGCCAGCATCGGCAAGGGGTCTGGCGCCGACTACCTCTACACCTACCTGCGCAGCTACTACCGCGACGACACCAAGGCCACCGGCTGGAACAACCTCGCCTTCCCGAGCGTGGGCATGCCCCATGTGATGTGGGAACTGCAGGGCCAGCGCGCGCCGAAGTACGTCGAGGAAAAGGACCCTCACCACGAAGGCAAGACCGTACAACGTTTCGTGGGCTACACCCAGCTCACGCCGGGCACGCTGAGCCAGAACGACTACGACGAAGCGGTGGGTGACCTCGTGGCCTTCCTGCAGTGGATGGGCGAACCCGCTCAGCACGATCGTGTCCGTCTTGGCGTGTTCGTGTTGCTCTTCCTGGCCCTCTTCACGTTCATTGCCTGGCGTCTGAACGCTGCTTTCTGGAAAGACGTGAAATAA
- the mscL gene encoding large conductance mechanosensitive channel protein MscL → MGFAKEFKEFAVKGNVVDLAVGVIIGAAFGKIVDSIVKDLVMPIIGKIIGGLDFSSYFIMLSAPPPDFKGPMTYEALTKAGVPLFAYGNFITVALNFVILAFIIFMMVKQINRLKKEAPAAPPAATPEDVVLLREIRDALKK, encoded by the coding sequence ATGGGATTCGCCAAGGAGTTCAAGGAGTTCGCGGTCAAGGGCAATGTCGTTGACCTGGCGGTCGGCGTCATCATCGGCGCGGCCTTCGGCAAGATCGTCGACTCGATCGTCAAGGACCTCGTGATGCCGATCATCGGCAAGATCATCGGGGGGCTGGACTTTTCCAGCTACTTCATCATGCTCTCGGCACCGCCTCCCGACTTCAAGGGGCCGATGACCTACGAGGCGCTCACCAAGGCGGGCGTGCCCCTCTTCGCCTACGGCAACTTCATCACCGTGGCGCTCAACTTCGTGATCCTCGCGTTCATCATTTTCATGATGGTCAAGCAGATCAACCGGCTGAAGAAAGAAGCACCCGCCGCGCCGCCTGCCGCCACGCCGGAAGACGTGGTGTTGCTGCGCGAGATCCGCGACGCACTCAAGAAGTAG
- a CDS encoding DUF1631 family protein: protein MHHIKTTTATVADRVSDHLGVLASAATRIFDRDALINTQLDLRRHMSTFVLVFADTLAKRVTRELSPNRETGRSLAETDWQSLSLVDDSEVEEQMHADRIGQAISHGCEWELREIASYTGQLLGIGRADHERNPLRGEVLGEAMYRAITSVSNDRDCRKILARELALAMSRVMPQCYADILKDFRARGIQPVGLTVRGVEGPGNEIARDHVISGYDKLRRETGASTGGGHFSGSAHVTFDDTTTGVPGKPSPAAGRGVGGGGGGTGPGLAGLGGAGGGGFGGGGGQHGGAPTGGPGNPAAYAGRPAAGGGMPPPAGGGSLRGGGAAAAGGGGGGRSGPANPAVQADAEMMALIRRLTFLATRPADLGGPTGPASLGGSSGLGGASGFGSARSAGGPVTGGSGYGDLASGLMAANLIRAHRDELRQASTGALDHMVIDVVGSLFDQILSDPRVPPQMARQIARLQLPVLRVALQDNSFFSSRKHPVRRFVNRMASLAAAFEDLDEGTGKQFMARVRELVQEIVQGDFDQIELYSNKLTALENFVAQQAKAEVEETAKAVSVVDGKESDLRVQQRYMLQLRAALVPLSLPEYLRDFLAQVWSQAIALATRREGAQSETVQRLKRAGRDLVMSVQPKGSPALRKKFLMQLPPLMKDLNEGMKLVGWPEAAQKDFFGKLLPAHADSLKAAPLTELDYNLLAKQVEGVFNTPVPEPDALLRDVPITSTAGGATALEPQFSDTEAQQIGLVDETAVDWSKDVDIDLTAVEPEPEPVNSAPDTQPVDLNLDLAAQLDINLDASSEPAEPTQGVQLMDHVKLGFAYRMHLNDQWQKVRLSYVSPGRAFFVFTRGKRHTETVSLTARMLSRMCETGRFKAFESSYLIERAAARARKQLAALTANSK, encoded by the coding sequence ATGCATCACATCAAGACGACCACGGCGACGGTCGCCGATCGCGTGAGCGACCACCTCGGCGTCCTGGCCTCGGCCGCCACCCGCATCTTCGACCGTGACGCGCTGATCAACACCCAGCTCGACCTGCGCCGCCACATGAGCACCTTCGTGCTCGTCTTTGCGGACACGCTCGCCAAGCGCGTCACCCGCGAACTCAGCCCCAACCGCGAAACCGGCCGCAGCCTCGCTGAAACCGACTGGCAATCGCTGAGCCTGGTCGACGACAGCGAAGTCGAAGAGCAGATGCACGCCGACCGCATCGGTCAGGCCATCAGCCACGGCTGCGAGTGGGAGCTGCGCGAGATCGCTTCCTACACCGGCCAGTTGCTCGGGATCGGCCGTGCCGACCATGAGCGCAACCCCTTGCGCGGGGAGGTGCTCGGCGAGGCGATGTACCGGGCGATCACCTCGGTCAGCAACGACCGCGACTGCCGCAAGATCCTCGCCCGCGAACTGGCACTCGCCATGTCGCGGGTGATGCCGCAGTGCTACGCCGACATCCTGAAGGACTTCCGGGCCCGCGGCATCCAGCCCGTTGGACTCACGGTGCGCGGCGTCGAAGGCCCGGGCAACGAGATCGCACGCGACCATGTGATCTCGGGTTACGACAAGCTGCGCCGCGAAACCGGTGCGTCGACGGGCGGAGGGCATTTCAGCGGCAGCGCCCACGTCACGTTCGACGACACGACCACGGGTGTGCCGGGCAAGCCCAGCCCGGCCGCGGGACGAGGGGTTGGCGGCGGCGGTGGTGGCACCGGCCCGGGACTCGCGGGGTTGGGCGGGGCAGGCGGCGGTGGCTTCGGTGGCGGTGGTGGACAACATGGCGGCGCGCCGACGGGCGGTCCCGGCAACCCTGCCGCCTATGCAGGCCGCCCCGCTGCCGGGGGCGGCATGCCCCCGCCGGCGGGCGGCGGCTCGTTGCGCGGCGGTGGTGCTGCCGCAGCAGGAGGTGGCGGCGGAGGACGCAGCGGCCCGGCCAACCCTGCTGTCCAGGCCGATGCGGAGATGATGGCGCTGATCCGCCGTCTGACCTTCCTCGCCACGCGTCCAGCCGACCTGGGCGGCCCCACCGGGCCGGCCAGCCTGGGTGGCAGCAGCGGCCTGGGTGGTGCGAGCGGTTTCGGCAGCGCAAGGTCCGCCGGCGGCCCGGTCACCGGTGGCAGCGGCTACGGTGACCTTGCCTCAGGCCTGATGGCCGCCAACCTGATCCGCGCCCACCGCGACGAGCTTCGTCAAGCCTCGACCGGAGCCCTCGATCACATGGTGATCGATGTGGTGGGCAGCCTGTTCGACCAGATCCTGTCCGACCCACGCGTGCCGCCCCAGATGGCGCGCCAGATCGCACGGCTGCAGCTGCCGGTGCTGCGTGTGGCGCTGCAGGACAACAGCTTCTTCTCCTCGCGCAAGCACCCGGTGCGTCGCTTCGTGAACCGCATGGCGTCGTTGGCCGCGGCCTTCGAAGACCTCGACGAAGGCACCGGCAAGCAGTTCATGGCGCGGGTACGCGAGCTGGTGCAGGAGATCGTCCAGGGCGACTTCGACCAGATCGAGCTTTATTCGAACAAGCTCACTGCGCTCGAGAACTTCGTCGCCCAGCAGGCCAAGGCCGAGGTCGAGGAAACCGCCAAGGCCGTCTCGGTGGTCGACGGCAAGGAATCCGATCTGCGCGTGCAGCAGCGCTACATGCTGCAACTGCGCGCCGCGCTCGTGCCCCTTTCGCTGCCGGAGTACCTGCGCGACTTCCTGGCCCAGGTGTGGAGCCAGGCCATCGCACTGGCCACACGCCGCGAAGGTGCCCAGTCCGAGACGGTGCAGCGCCTGAAACGCGCTGGCCGCGACCTGGTGATGAGCGTGCAGCCCAAGGGGTCGCCGGCGCTGCGCAAGAAGTTCCTGATGCAGCTGCCGCCGCTGATGAAGGACCTGAACGAGGGCATGAAGCTCGTCGGCTGGCCCGAGGCGGCGCAGAAGGACTTCTTCGGCAAGCTGCTGCCGGCCCACGCCGACTCGTTGAAGGCCGCGCCGCTCACCGAACTCGACTACAACCTGCTGGCCAAGCAGGTCGAAGGTGTGTTCAACACGCCGGTGCCCGAGCCCGACGCGCTGCTGCGCGACGTGCCGATCACGAGCACCGCCGGCGGAGCCACGGCCCTCGAACCGCAGTTCTCCGACACCGAGGCCCAGCAGATCGGCCTGGTCGACGAAACCGCGGTCGACTGGTCGAAGGATGTCGACATCGACCTCACGGCCGTCGAGCCCGAGCCGGAACCGGTCAACAGCGCCCCTGACACGCAGCCGGTCGACCTCAACCTCGACCTCGCCGCCCAGCTCGACATCAACCTCGACGCCTCGTCGGAGCCAGCCGAGCCGACGCAGGGTGTGCAGTTGATGGACCACGTGAAGCTTGGCTTCGCGTACCGCATGCACCTCAACGACCAGTGGCAGAAGGTGCGCCTGAGCTACGTGAGCCCAGGGCGTGCGTTCTTTGTCTTCACCCGCGGCAAGCGCCACACCGAAACGGTGTCGCTCACCGCACGCATGCTCTCGCGCATGTGCGAGACGGGGCGCTTCAAGGCGTTCGAGAGTTCGTACCTGATCGAGCGGGCGGCCGCGCGGGCGCGCAAGCAACTCGCGGCGCTCACCGCCAACAGCAAATAG
- a CDS encoding M23 family metallopeptidase — translation MMDSLDESAEQSADLFTMIESRLFEKRLEALMVPNSPPINGGVGSGFGFRSDPFSGRPALHTGLDFPADVGTPIMAAAGGVVRSTDFHPAYGNLLEIDHGNGLATRYAHTSKILVKPGDLVKRGQVVAQVGTTGRSTGPHLHFEVSVEGVLQNPAKFLSGKAPPALPRTAAATTPAAANKAAPAAVQSPR, via the coding sequence ATGATGGATTCGCTCGATGAATCCGCCGAGCAGAGCGCCGACCTCTTCACGATGATCGAGTCGCGCCTCTTCGAGAAGCGCCTGGAAGCGCTGATGGTGCCCAACAGCCCGCCGATCAATGGAGGTGTGGGCTCAGGCTTCGGCTTCCGTTCCGACCCGTTCTCGGGTCGGCCTGCGCTGCACACCGGCCTCGATTTCCCGGCCGACGTGGGCACGCCCATCATGGCCGCCGCCGGCGGTGTGGTGCGCTCGACCGACTTCCACCCGGCCTACGGCAACCTGCTCGAGATCGACCATGGCAATGGCCTCGCGACCCGCTACGCCCACACGTCCAAGATCCTCGTGAAGCCGGGCGATCTCGTCAAACGTGGCCAGGTCGTGGCCCAGGTCGGCACCACCGGGCGGTCGACCGGCCCGCACCTGCACTTCGAGGTGAGCGTCGAAGGGGTGCTGCAAAACCCGGCGAAATTCCTCTCGGGCAAGGCACCGCCGGCGTTGCCGCGCACCGCCGCTGCAACGACCCCAGCCGCGGCCAACAAAGCGGCCCCTGCCGCAGTGCAGTCACCCCGCTGA